The following are from one region of the Pleurodeles waltl isolate 20211129_DDA chromosome 4_1, aPleWal1.hap1.20221129, whole genome shotgun sequence genome:
- the LOC138287351 gene encoding zinc finger protein 436-like, with the protein MQNTNTYMECENNATALSATLVLQETHSWDVEKYIPDPGTPTKREIFTHSKSFGLSSEQHHQQTYKGVKAYKCSEHAESFGQFSILKRLQRTNTEEKPYPCSECVKSFSRLSHLQRHQRTHTGEKPFKCSECVKSFSQLSNLQKHQRTHTGEKPFWCSDCVKSFSDLSALKRHHRTHTVEKPVKCSKCVKSFSCLSELQSHQRTRMKDKPFRCSECVRSFSCLSQLQRHQRKHTGEKTFSCSECVKSFSRLTKLQRHQRTHTGEKPFRCSECEKSFSQSSHLQGHRRTHTGEKPYHCSECTSSFSCSSSLRKHQRTHMGKDSQMN; encoded by the coding sequence atgcaaaatacCAACACATACATGGAGTGTGAGAATAACGCAACTGCATTATCAGCCACGTTGGTCCTTCAGGAAACACACTCATgggatgtagaaaaatatatacctGACCCAGGTACACCAACcaagagagaaatatttacacacagCAAGAGTTTTGGTTTGTCATCAGAACAGCACCATCAGCAAACATACAAAGGTGTAAAAGCATACAAGTGCAGTGAACATGCAGAGAGTTTTGGTCAATTTTCAATCCTAAAAAGACTTCAACGAACAAACACAGAGGAAAAACCATACccttgcagtgaatgtgtgaagagctttagtcggttATCGCATCTACAAAGACATCAGCGAACGCACACAggtgaaaaaccattcaagtgcagtgaatgtgtgaaaagTTTTTCCCAGTTATCAAATCTCCAaaaacatcagcgaacacacaccggGGAAAAGCCATTCTGGTGCAGTgattgtgtgaagagctttagtgacTTATCAGCCTTAAAAAGACATCATCGAACACACACTGTGGAGAAACCTGTCAAGTGCAgtaaatgtgtgaagagctttagttgcTTATCAGAATTACAAAGTCATCAGCGAACACGAATGAAGGATAAACCATtcaggtgcagtgaatgtgtgaggaGCTTTAGTTGCTTGTCACAATTACAAAGACATCAGCGaaaacacacaggggaaaaaacatTCAGTTGTAGTGAATGTGTAAAGAGCTTCAGTCGGTTAACAAAACtacaaagacatcagcgaacacacacaggggaaaagccattcaggtGCAGTGAATGTGAGAAGAGCTTTAGTCAATCATCACATCTACAAGGACATCGGCGAACCCACACAggtgaaaaaccataccattgcagtgaatgcacAAGTAGTTTCAGTTGTTCCTCATCATTAAGGAAACATCAAAGAACACACATGGGAAAAGACAGTCAAATGAACTGA